From the Lolium rigidum isolate FL_2022 chromosome 2, APGP_CSIRO_Lrig_0.1, whole genome shotgun sequence genome, one window contains:
- the LOC124693424 gene encoding isoleucine--tRNA ligase, cytoplasmic-like, whose protein sequence is MDDVCEGKDFSFPEEEERVLKLWHDLDAFHEQMRRTEGGDEFVFYDGPPFATGLPHYGHILAGTIKDVVTRHQAMRGRHVSRRFGWDCHGLPVEFEIDKALGITNRQQVLDLGIGKYNETCRGIVTKYVAEWEAVVTRSGRWIDFRDDYKTMDLNYMESVWWVFGQLWKKELVYKGFKVMPYSTGCKTALSNFEAGLDYRTVPDPAVMVSFPIVGDADNAALVAWTTTPWTLPSNLALCVNANLVYAKVKDKSNGTVYIVGETRLGQLPVKAKAAGKKQAKGSTAEAPQGGLDTESYELLEKIPGSSLVGKKYTPLFDFFLELQDTAFRVIADNYVTDDSGTGVVHCAPAFGEDDHRVCLSGGIIEASGLVVAVDDDGCFIEKITDFKGRHVKEADKDIISAVKDKGRLVSKGSIEHSYPFCWRSGTPLIYRAVPSWFIKVEKIRDQLLECNKETYWVPDYVKEKRFHNWLEGARDWAVSRSRFWGTPLPVWISQDGEEIVVIDSIEELERLSGVKVNDLHRHHVDDITIPSREGRGVLKRVEDVFDCWFESGSMPYASLHYPFENRELFEKNFPGNFVAEGLDQTRGWFYTLMVLSTALFGKPAFKNLICNGLVLAEDGKKMSKSKKNYPPPVDVINEYGADALRLYLVNSPVVRAESLRFKRIGVFGVVKDVFLPWYNAYRFLVQNAKRLEVEGLGAFSPIDQASLQKSSNVLDHWINSATESLVSFVLQEMDAYRLYTVVPYLVKYIDNLTNIYVRFNRKRLKGRTGEVDCKISLSTLYHALVTTCVAMAPFTPFFTEVLYQNLRKVSSKSHESIHFCSFPSTTGERDERVEQSVNRMMTIIDLARNIRERHSKALKTPLKEMVVVHPDSEFLEDITGKLKEYVMEEMNVKTVTPCNDPMMYASLRAEPNFSVLGKRLGKDMGKVSNGVKKMTQEQVLAFEKSGEISFFGHCLKLDDIKVVREFKRPANVSEKEIDAAGDGDVLVILDLRADQSLIEAGVAREVVNKIQKLRKTAQLEPTDLIDVYYKPVDDCSSRLEEILQSQDQYIREVLGNSLVPKAMAPSDTVVICEESHDVHDMSFVIYIARCMPVLTPDLLPHASGNSDHVDALRVYLSSRSISRLKNEFQTGNGKITVSCMEGYPPIVLQLGKHVFLSAGDFYLANRS, encoded by the exons ATGGACGACGTGTGCGAGGGCAAGGACTTCTCcttcccggaggaggaggagcgcgtgcTCAAGCTCTGGCACGACCTGGACGCCTTCCACGAGCAGATGCGGCGCACGGAGGGCGGCGACGAGTTCGTCTTCTACGACGGGCCGCCCTTCGCGACGGGGCTGCCGCACTACGGCCACATCCTCGCGGGCACCATCAAGGACGTGGTCACGCGGCACCAGGCCATGCGCGGCCGCCACGTCTCGCGCCGCTTCGGATGGGACTGCCACGGCCTCCCCGTCGAGTTCGAGATCGACAAGGCGCTCGGCATCACCAACCGCCAGCAGGTGCTCGACCTCGGCATCGGCAAGTACAACGAGACCTGCCGCGGCATCGTCACCAAGTACGTCGCCGAGTGGGAGGCCGTAGTCACGCGCTCCGGGAGGTGGATCGACTTCAGGGACgactacaagaccatggacctAAACTACATGGAGAGCGTGTGGTGGGTCTTCGGACAGCTATGGAAGAAGGAACTCGTCTACAAGGGTTTCAAG GTTATGCCATACAGCACAGGTTGCAAAACCGCACTCTCAAACTTCGAGGCAGGCCTGGACTACAGG ACTGTCCCAGACCCAGCAGTGATGGTGTCTTTCCCTATCGTTGGTGATGCGGACAATGCAGCTCTCGTTGCATGGACTACCACACCTTGGACACTCCCGAGCAACCTAGCACTGTGTGTCAATGCCAATCTTGTGTATGCCAAG GTTAAGGACAAGTCAAATGGAACAGTATACATTGTCGGGGAAACTAGGCTTGGGCAGTTGCCAGTTAAGGCCAAAGCTGCTGGAAAGAAGCAAGCAAAGGGAAGCACTGCTGAAGCTCCCCAGGGTGGTTTGGATACTGAATCATATGAATTATTGGAAAAGATTCCTGGCTCAAGTTTAGTAGGCAAAAA ATACACTCCTCTGTTTGATTTTTTCTTGGAGCTTCAAGACACCGCATTTAGGGTGATTGCGGATAACTATGTAACTGATGATAGTGGAACCGGAGTTGTTCATTGTGCTCCCGCGTTTGGTGAAGATGATCATCGTGTCTGCCTTAGCGGTGGGATAATTGAG GCTAGTGGACTTGTTGTAGCTGTTGATGATGATGGTTGCTTCATTGAGAAGATAACTGACTTCAAAGGGCGACATGTCAAAGAGGCCGACAAGGATATCATCAGCGCTGTTAAA GATAAAGGGAGACTTGTTAGCAAAGGGAGCATCGAGCACTCTTATCCATTTTGTTGGCGCTCGGGTACTCCTCTTATTTACCGGGCTGTTCCAAGCTG GTTCATCAAGGTTGAAAAGATTAGGGACCAGTTACTCGAATGCAACAAGGAGACCTACTGGGTTCCAGATTATGTCAAG GAAAAGAGATTCCATAATTGGCTAGAAGGTGCTAGGGACTGGGCTGTTAGCAGAAGTAGATTTTGGGGTACTCCACTTCCAGTTTGGATCAGCCAAGATGGTGAAGAAATTGTTGTTATAGATTCCATTGAAGAACTTGAAAGATTATCTGGCGTCAAG GTTAACGATCTTCACCGCCACCATGTTGATGATATTACGATTCCTAGCAGAGAAGGGCGTGGGGTGCTCAAACGTGTTGAGGAT GTTTTTGACTGCTGGTTTGAGAGTGGATCCATGCCATACGCCTCCCTTCATTATCCATTTGAGAATCGTGAACTATTTGAGAAGAATTTTCCTGGCAACTTTGTGGCAGAGGGCTTAGATCAAACACGTGGATG GTTTTATACCTTGATGGTGTTGTCAACAGCATTATTTGGGAAGCCTGCTTTTAAGAATCTTATATGCAATGGTCTTGTTTTGGCGGAGGATGGTAAGAAAATGAGCAAGAGTAAAAAGAATTACCCTCCACCCGTGGACGTCATTAATGAATATGGAGCG GATGCTTTGAGGCTGTACTTGGTAAATTCTCCAGTTGTACGTGCGGAGTCTCTACGGTTTAAAAGGATTGGTGTTTTTGGTGTT GTGAAAGATGTTTTCCTCCCGTGGTATAATGCTTATAGGTTTCTTGTCCAAAACGCAAAGAGACTTGAAGTTGAGGGTCTTGGAGCATTTTCTCCAATTGATCAAGCTTCACTTCAGAAGTCATCCAATGTGTTGGATCATTGGATAAACTCTGCAACTGAAAGTCTTGTTAGCTTTGTTCTCCAGGAGATGGATGCATATCGGCTTTACACG GTGGTGCCATATTTGGTAAAATATATTGACAATCTCACCAATATTTATGTGCGGTTCAACCGCAAACGTTTAAAAGGAAGGACTGGAGAAGTAGACTGCAAAATTTCTCTTTCAactctctaccat GCACTTGTAACAACTTGTGTGGCGATGGCTCCATTTACGCCGTTCTTTACTGAAGTTCTTTATCAAAATCTGAGGAAGGTGTCAAGTAAATCACATGAGAGCATTCATTTCTGCAGTTTCCCTTCCACAACTGGGGAG AGAGATGAGCGTGTTGAGCAAAGTGTGAATAGGATGATGACCATCATTGATCTTGCACGCAATATTCGTGAACGGCACAGCAAAGCTCTCAAAACACCACTGAA GGAAATGGTGGTTGTTCATCCTGACAGTGAATTTCTTGAAGATATCACAGGAAAATTGAAAGAG TATGTCATGGAGGAGATGAATGTTAAGACTGTGACTCCATGTAATGATCCCATGATGTATGCTTCTCTGCGGGCAGAACCCAATTTTAG TGTTCTAGGGAAAAGACTAGGTAAGGACATGGGCAAAGTATCAAATGGAGTGAAGAAAATGACCCAGGAACAAGTCTTAGCCTTTGAGAAAAgcggagagatttcattctttggtCATTGCTTGAAGCTAGATGACATTAAG GTGGTCCGAGAGTTCAAGCGTCCTGCAAACGTGTCAGAGAAGGAAATTGATGCAGCAGGAGATG GTGATGTGTTGGTCATTTTGGATCTCAGAGCTGATCAATCATTGATTGAAGCCGGAGTGGCTCGAGAG GTTGTAAACAAAATCCAGAAATTGCGAAAGACTGCTCAGCTAGAACCTACAGACTTAATTGATGTGTACTACAAACCTGTGGACGATTGCAGCAGTAGACTTGAAGAGATTTTGCAGTCACAG GATCAATATATTAGGGAAGTTCTTGGCAATTCTTTAGTTCCAAAGGCAATGGCACCATCAGATACG GTAGTTATCTGTGAGGAGTCTCACGATGTACATGACATGTCGTTTGTCATCTACATTGCGAGGTGCATGCCTGTGCTCACACCCGATCTCCTTCCCCATGCCTCAG GTAACAGTGACCATGTAGATGCGCTAAGAGTGTATTTGTCATCAAGGTCCATTTCCAGACTGAAGAACGAATTCCAGACGGGAAATGGCAAG ATTACGGTGAGCTGCATGGAAGGCTATCCGCCGATCGTTCTGCAGCTAGGAAAGCATGTCTTTCTTAGTGCTGGGGATTTTTATCTGGCTAATCGTTCTTGA